Proteins from a genomic interval of Gammaproteobacteria bacterium:
- a CDS encoding type II toxin-antitoxin system VapC family toxin, producing MTVVVDGSVLAAAVAHLGPDGTWSEAAIAEACGKGSMAAPQMVPAEASNALRRMELTGHLPSFEAALARRDLLTLEIEFYPFAPLADRIWELRHNITIYDAWYVALAEALSCPLLTLDRRLARAPGPTCEIITPPDLRIIREPAIASGWTPFSSG from the coding sequence GTGACGGTCGTCGTCGATGGGTCGGTGCTCGCGGCGGCCGTCGCGCACCTGGGACCGGATGGAACCTGGTCCGAGGCCGCGATCGCGGAGGCGTGCGGGAAGGGTTCGATGGCGGCTCCCCAGATGGTTCCGGCCGAGGCAAGCAACGCGCTTCGCCGCATGGAGTTGACCGGGCATCTTCCGAGTTTTGAAGCGGCTCTCGCGCGCCGCGACCTGCTCACGCTCGAGATCGAGTTCTACCCGTTCGCCCCGTTGGCAGACCGCATATGGGAATTGCGCCACAACATCACCATCTACGACGCGTGGTACGTAGCGCTCGCCGAGGCCCTTTCCTGCCCGCTGCTCACCCTCGACCGCCGCCTCGCCCGCGCTCCCGGCCCGACCTGCGAGATCATCACCCCACCCGACCTCCGCATCATACGCGAGCCCGCCATAGCCTCGGGCTGGACGCCGTTCTCGTCCGGTTAG
- a CDS encoding DPP IV N-terminal domain-containing protein, which translates to MNAIVRFLSRPISPAPRAFSPLLMLIALAPRPAEAAPIPAPQESDAQAGPANYELAARFAPYRISEMVHSTSVDPQWIEGTDRFWYEWENADGTFFYIVDPGAGSRTLLFDNDRIAAELTRITRDPWDGQHLPIRNIRFISDNILHFEVESSQDEEVEDEDEEVEEDQDEEEDDSGSSTRKRVHHFEYTVSTRTLRELEDYEAPDNHPDWASVSPDGQTVVFARDHNLFMMSGDDYEQILEARRAKSGDEADDAEDDVEVTETQLTTDGEQYYTYEANYTGRGETNVSLEEEKDDRKAASISWAKDSERFALIRRDNREVGELWVVHVVGNGNDRPELETYSYEMAGEESVTQEEIIVYDLASKSQVTVSHEPWKDEDLRITAQRQFDYPDSEEPDRSLWISDDSEELYFVRLSRDRHRAAVMVADAGTGNARMLFVDSLNTYIETRPVEMLAGGDILWWSERDGWAHLYLYGPDGELRQRLTEGPWHVDGIVGVDEARGFVFFTGQGREEGEDPYYAHLYRVSLNGTGLTLLNPGNFDFQSEMGESNRYFVSNYSRVNTAPTSALFDASGQRIMDLGEADFGALDAAGYHFPEPYQVEAADGVTDIYGVMYKPYDFDPSKTYPIVAYVYPGPQTESVSKSWSANPYEQALAQFGMIVVTMGNRGGHPDRSKWYHNYGYGDLRDYGLADKKAVIEQLADRHDFIDIDKVGIYGHSGGGFMSTAAMLVYPDFFKVAVSSAGNHNNDVYNRSWSETHHGVKEVVDDEGNVSFEYDIERNSDLAANLKGHLLLTTGDNDNNVHHAGTFRMAEALIRANKRFDFFIFPGQRHGFGDMSDYWFWLRAEYFVKHLLGDTRWDVDIIPLQMNAPQTR; encoded by the coding sequence ATGAACGCCATCGTCAGGTTTCTCTCCCGTCCGATTTCGCCCGCGCCGCGCGCGTTTTCGCCCCTCCTCATGCTCATCGCGCTCGCGCCGCGCCCCGCGGAGGCGGCTCCCATTCCGGCCCCGCAGGAGTCCGATGCCCAGGCCGGTCCGGCGAACTACGAGCTCGCCGCCCGCTTCGCGCCCTACCGAATCAGCGAGATGGTGCATTCGACATCGGTCGATCCGCAGTGGATCGAGGGCACCGACAGGTTCTGGTACGAGTGGGAGAACGCCGACGGGACGTTCTTCTACATCGTCGATCCCGGCGCCGGATCGCGCACCCTGCTCTTCGACAACGACCGCATCGCCGCCGAACTGACGCGCATCACCCGCGATCCGTGGGACGGGCAGCATCTGCCCATCCGTAACATCCGCTTCATCAGCGACAACATCCTCCACTTCGAGGTGGAATCCTCGCAGGACGAGGAGGTGGAGGATGAGGACGAGGAAGTGGAGGAGGATCAGGACGAGGAGGAGGACGACTCGGGCAGTTCGACCCGCAAGCGCGTGCACCACTTCGAGTACACGGTGTCGACCCGGACGCTGCGTGAGCTCGAGGACTACGAGGCGCCCGACAATCATCCGGACTGGGCCAGCGTGTCCCCTGACGGCCAGACCGTGGTCTTCGCCCGCGACCACAACCTGTTCATGATGAGCGGCGACGACTACGAGCAGATTCTCGAGGCCCGCCGGGCCAAGTCCGGGGACGAAGCCGACGACGCCGAGGACGATGTCGAGGTCACCGAGACCCAACTCACCACCGACGGCGAGCAGTACTACACCTACGAGGCCAACTACACCGGCCGCGGCGAGACCAACGTCTCCCTCGAGGAGGAGAAGGATGACCGCAAGGCGGCGTCGATCTCGTGGGCCAAGGACTCGGAGCGCTTTGCGCTGATCCGGCGCGACAACCGCGAGGTGGGCGAGCTCTGGGTGGTGCACGTGGTGGGGAATGGCAACGACCGCCCGGAGCTCGAGACCTACTCCTATGAGATGGCCGGGGAGGAGTCGGTGACCCAGGAGGAGATCATCGTCTATGACCTCGCCTCCAAGAGCCAGGTGACGGTCTCGCACGAGCCGTGGAAGGACGAGGATCTGCGCATCACGGCGCAGCGTCAGTTCGACTACCCGGACTCCGAGGAACCTGACCGCTCGCTGTGGATCTCCGACGACTCCGAGGAGCTCTACTTCGTGCGCCTGAGCCGGGACCGGCACCGGGCCGCGGTCATGGTTGCGGACGCCGGCACGGGCAACGCGCGCATGCTCTTCGTGGACAGCCTGAACACATACATCGAGACGCGCCCGGTCGAGATGCTCGCGGGCGGCGACATCCTGTGGTGGTCGGAGCGGGACGGCTGGGCCCACCTCTACCTGTACGGGCCCGACGGGGAACTGAGGCAGCGGCTCACCGAGGGGCCCTGGCACGTGGACGGCATCGTCGGCGTGGACGAGGCGCGCGGCTTCGTCTTCTTCACCGGGCAGGGCCGGGAGGAGGGCGAGGATCCCTACTACGCGCACCTCTATCGGGTGAGCTTGAACGGGACCGGGCTCACGCTGCTGAACCCCGGGAACTTCGACTTCCAGTCCGAGATGGGTGAGTCGAACCGCTACTTCGTCAGCAACTACTCGCGCGTGAACACGGCTCCCACATCCGCGCTGTTCGACGCCTCGGGCCAGCGCATCATGGACCTGGGCGAAGCCGACTTCGGGGCCCTGGATGCGGCCGGATACCACTTCCCCGAGCCCTACCAGGTGGAAGCCGCGGACGGCGTAACCGACATCTACGGGGTGATGTACAAGCCCTACGACTTCGATCCTTCGAAGACGTATCCCATTGTGGCGTACGTCTATCCGGGACCGCAGACCGAGTCGGTGTCGAAGTCGTGGTCGGCCAACCCGTACGAGCAGGCGCTCGCGCAGTTCGGCATGATCGTCGTGACCATGGGGAACCGGGGCGGCCACCCCGATCGCTCAAAGTGGTACCACAACTATGGATATGGCGACCTGCGCGACTATGGACTGGCTGACAAGAAAGCAGTCATCGAACAGTTGGCCGACCGCCACGACTTTATAGACATAGACAAAGTGGGAATATACGGCCATTCCGGCGGCGGCTTCATGTCCACCGCGGCCATGCTCGTCTATCCCGACTTCTTCAAGGTGGCGGTGTCGTCGGCGGGCAACCACAACAACGACGTGTACAACCGGTCCTGGTCGGAGACCCACCACGGCGTGAAGGAGGTCGTGGACGACGAGGGCAATGTGAGCTTCGAATACGACATCGAGCGCAACTCCGACCTCGCCGCCAACCTCAAGGGCCACCTCCTGCTCACCACCGGCGACAACGACAACAACGTGCACCACGCCGGCACCTTCCGCATGGCGGAGGCCCTCATCCGCGCCAACAAGCGCTTCGACTTCTTCATCTTCCCGGGCCAGCGCCACGGCTTCGGCGACATGAGCGACTACTGGTTCTGGCTGCGCGCCGAGTACTTCGTGAAGCACCTGCTGGGCGACACCCGCTGGGACGTGGACATCATCCCGTTGCAGATGAACGCGCCGCAGACACGCTGA
- a CDS encoding nuclear transport factor 2 family protein, with protein MRSASLRRQLLAAACLALCATSGCRPDPDPAGLSEAHAAAVRDSVSNALDAFRELGSSPDPTVVAGFYSESPAFRFYESGALRYESAADVRAALEGLGPGMRVTTEYSSTDIEALAPGVALVRSLFESTLEGEDGFAFTYGGAMTTVWVHEADGWRILSGHTSAPVPRAGAEDGAP; from the coding sequence ATGAGATCAGCTTCCCTTCGCCGACAGCTGCTGGCGGCCGCGTGTCTCGCCCTCTGCGCGACTTCCGGCTGCCGGCCCGACCCGGACCCCGCCGGACTGTCGGAGGCTCACGCCGCCGCGGTCCGCGACAGCGTGTCGAATGCGCTCGATGCGTTTCGCGAACTCGGCTCGAGCCCGGACCCGACGGTGGTCGCCGGCTTCTACTCCGAGTCCCCCGCGTTTCGGTTCTATGAGAGCGGGGCGCTGCGCTACGAGTCGGCGGCCGACGTGCGCGCCGCGCTCGAGGGTCTCGGCCCGGGAATGCGGGTCACCACGGAGTACTCGAGCACCGACATCGAGGCGCTGGCGCCGGGTGTCGCGCTCGTCCGGTCTCTGTTCGAGAGCACGCTCGAGGGCGAAGACGGGTTCGCGTTCACGTACGGCGGGGCGATGACGACGGTCTGGGTCCACGAGGCCGACGGGTGGCGCATCCTGAGCGGCCACACCTCCGCGCCCGTCCCGCGGGCAGGCGCGGAGGACGGGGCTCCGTGA
- a CDS encoding DUF1028 domain-containing protein has protein sequence MGNGRMYWTALVLALVLGGCATTPPVEETTGWLVEKVVEVEGVDAMRIRNQSGPFLAKLWAQAAARNMVIAYQYRGITLVRMHPDGRYVLGRGGGPGVPVRGPVTAASRAPWDTVGTFSIVGYDPETEEVGVAVQSRVFSVGNGVIWGEAGVGVVATQAVVDVSYGPQALALLREGYSPAEVVERVLAADPNPDPERWSIEGRQFSVMNARGEMATHTGPRASDWAGHRIGRYTSAQGNILAGPAVVDDMVTAFENTPGHLSQRLVAALEAGQAAGGDTRGMQSAALLIVKEDGGVWLNNDVVLRLQVDDHAEPIAELRRLVEMAVERRARRRR, from the coding sequence ATGGGTAATGGCAGGATGTACTGGACGGCGCTCGTGCTGGCGTTGGTGTTGGGCGGCTGCGCGACGACTCCGCCGGTCGAGGAGACGACCGGCTGGCTGGTCGAGAAGGTCGTGGAGGTGGAGGGGGTGGATGCGATGCGGATCCGCAACCAGAGTGGACCGTTCCTCGCGAAGCTGTGGGCGCAGGCGGCCGCTCGGAACATGGTCATCGCATACCAGTATCGGGGGATTACGCTCGTCAGGATGCATCCGGATGGGCGCTACGTCCTGGGGAGGGGTGGAGGCCCGGGGGTGCCCGTCCGCGGGCCGGTGACCGCCGCCAGCAGAGCCCCCTGGGATACCGTCGGGACCTTCTCGATCGTCGGCTACGACCCGGAAACCGAAGAGGTCGGAGTGGCGGTCCAGTCGCGGGTATTCAGCGTGGGCAACGGGGTCATCTGGGGCGAGGCCGGGGTCGGGGTGGTGGCCACCCAGGCCGTGGTGGACGTGAGCTACGGCCCGCAGGCACTCGCGCTCCTGCGCGAGGGATATTCGCCCGCCGAGGTGGTGGAGCGCGTCCTGGCCGCCGACCCGAATCCCGACCCGGAGCGGTGGAGCATCGAGGGCCGCCAGTTCTCGGTCATGAACGCACGCGGCGAGATGGCGACCCACACCGGCCCGCGCGCCAGCGATTGGGCGGGGCACCGCATCGGCCGCTACACCTCCGCGCAGGGCAACATCCTGGCCGGTCCCGCCGTCGTGGACGACATGGTCACCGCCTTCGAGAACACCCCCGGCCACCTCTCCCAGCGGCTGGTGGCCGCCCTGGAGGCCGGTCAGGCGGCGGGCGGCGACACCCGCGGCATGCAGTCCGCAGCCCTGCTGATCGTCAAGGAAGACGGCGGCGTCTGGCTCAACAACGACGTGGTTCTGCGCCTCCAGGTCGACGACCACGCGGAGCCCATCGCCGAGTTGCGCCGGCTCGTGGAGATGGCGGTCGAGCGGCGGGCGCGGAGGCGGCGGTAG
- a CDS encoding FAD-dependent oxidoreductase — MTGRRLTRRTFLKGALAATGLAPGASSLAKLRGVPSHRGATAADSSRRDERVLIIGAGMAGLAAAAELREFGFADVAILEARDRIGGRLWTDAIGGNISVDLGASWIHGVDGNPITAIARENGIGTHPTDYDNDVVRFHNAERPSPSTGRALRRFWRLAEGQPGTNLQSVYEQLLEIEPLTAPDRRYLDYLLNTIVEHEHAADLRNLSLESIQGGDEYGGHDAVFPGGYGQVADILADGLDIRFREAVTEIDYAGTDIILTTAAGATFEATRVVVTVPLGVLKQDLISFLPALPLRKRDAIDGLEMGVLNKTCLLFEDVFWDSDVELIGYVGARRGQWAETLNLYPYTGHPILMMFNAGAYGARIEGLSDQEVIAQAVAALASMYGVIPPPVDALITRWRSDPWAQGSYSYVAAGSSYQRYAALGEPIGGKLFFAGEATHVEFPSTVHGAFLSGIRAARQLAALPARGGEGDV; from the coding sequence GTGACAGGGCGGAGGCTGACTCGCCGCACCTTCCTCAAAGGCGCACTCGCCGCGACCGGACTCGCGCCCGGCGCGTCCTCACTGGCGAAACTGCGTGGTGTTCCTTCGCACCGCGGCGCCACCGCCGCTGATTCTTCGCGGCGCGACGAGAGAGTCCTCATCATCGGCGCAGGCATGGCCGGCCTGGCGGCTGCCGCCGAACTCCGTGAGTTCGGATTCGCAGACGTTGCGATTCTGGAAGCGCGTGACCGAATCGGCGGGCGCCTCTGGACGGACGCCATTGGCGGCAACATTTCCGTCGATCTCGGGGCATCCTGGATCCACGGCGTAGACGGAAACCCCATCACCGCCATCGCCAGGGAAAACGGCATCGGGACGCACCCCACCGACTACGACAACGACGTGGTGCGCTTCCACAATGCCGAGAGGCCGTCACCATCCACCGGGCGGGCGCTGCGCCGGTTCTGGCGGCTGGCGGAGGGCCAGCCCGGCACCAACCTCCAGTCCGTCTACGAACAGCTGCTCGAGATCGAGCCGCTGACGGCCCCTGACCGGCGCTACCTGGACTATCTGTTGAACACCATCGTCGAGCACGAGCACGCCGCCGACCTGCGGAACCTCTCGCTGGAGAGCATCCAGGGCGGAGATGAGTATGGCGGCCACGACGCGGTGTTTCCGGGCGGATACGGACAGGTCGCCGACATTCTGGCGGATGGCCTGGACATCCGGTTCCGGGAAGCCGTGACGGAGATCGACTACGCGGGGACGGACATCATCCTGACGACGGCCGCCGGTGCGACCTTCGAGGCCACCCGAGTCGTGGTGACGGTTCCGCTCGGAGTGCTGAAGCAGGACCTCATATCGTTCCTGCCCGCGTTGCCGCTACGGAAGCGCGACGCGATCGATGGCCTGGAAATGGGCGTGCTCAACAAGACGTGCCTGCTGTTTGAAGACGTGTTCTGGGACAGCGACGTGGAACTCATCGGTTACGTCGGTGCCCGGAGAGGGCAGTGGGCCGAGACCCTCAACCTGTATCCTTACACGGGGCATCCGATTCTGATGATGTTCAACGCCGGGGCCTACGGCGCTCGGATCGAGGGGCTTTCAGACCAGGAAGTCATCGCGCAGGCGGTTGCGGCGCTCGCGAGCATGTATGGCGTCATCCCGCCGCCCGTGGATGCCCTCATCACACGTTGGCGCTCGGATCCGTGGGCCCAGGGGTCCTACTCGTACGTCGCGGCCGGATCCTCGTATCAGCGATACGCCGCACTGGGCGAGCCCATCGGCGGCAAGCTGTTCTTTGCCGGTGAGGCGACACACGTGGAATTCCCATCGACCGTGCACGGCGCGTTTCTCTCGGGCATTCGCGCAGCCCGCCAGCTCGCTGCGCTCCCCGCGCGCGGTGGCGAGGGAGACGTCTAA
- a CDS encoding M28 family peptidase produces the protein MFAAALAAATPATSQEPSPTGFTEARAASQLVCEARFLELPRSDSFREHLRTITANPHPAGSEAQQRVGEYLAGAMERAGLEVERHPYDVYLPELTDDVEVHIVTPVSMQLSNREPELPEDRFSGHPDLLNGWNAYSGSGDVTAEVVYANFGRREDYLALDSMGVSVAGKVVIARYGGNFRGYKVLFAEERGAAGVVMFNDPGFSDIDAYPDGPMMNGQTIQRGSVLTLPWTGDPLTPFVPALPLDGDIQVERLDPSEVALHTIPVLPIGYEAATEILSRMTGRATPPGWSAGMELDYRLTGGPELTVRVRVNQPRRLTRATNVVGTLRGSEFPDEWFILGAHYDPWGFGAIDPNGGTAMLLTLAEALGALARDEACRPRRSIMIAHWDAEEYGIIGSTEWVEHFREELEANAIAYINADGAVSGGRFGASSSPSLKGPIIEAVGRVAYPGEDGTILDWWLESTADEAEEPAMGNLGGGSDHVGFYTHAGVPSGALSSGNPGGVYHSNYDNFAWYERFGDTDFVFGPMIARADGILALRFANADVLPYDVARYASDTRTHVGTLNDVAEARGLRVDFSALAESTRELDEAAAELVAARDLWIASGDVDPAAAEAVNRALIGLEKAWLNDRGLQGRPWSRSIYVSPDPFSGYASWMLPGLRYELETNDRADLPGWERVYVAAVRDLAARMREVAAMIERAGG, from the coding sequence ATGTTCGCGGCCGCGCTCGCCGCCGCAACGCCCGCCACGTCCCAGGAACCTTCCCCCACCGGCTTCACGGAAGCCCGGGCCGCCTCGCAGCTCGTGTGCGAGGCCCGCTTCCTGGAGCTGCCCCGCAGCGACTCGTTCCGCGAGCATCTGCGCACCATCACCGCAAACCCCCACCCCGCCGGCTCGGAGGCCCAGCAGCGCGTCGGCGAGTACCTGGCCGGGGCGATGGAGCGCGCGGGCCTGGAGGTCGAGCGCCACCCCTACGACGTGTACCTGCCCGAGCTTACCGACGACGTGGAGGTGCACATCGTCACCCCCGTGTCCATGCAGTTGTCGAACCGCGAACCCGAGCTCCCGGAGGACCGCTTTTCGGGCCATCCCGACCTCCTCAACGGGTGGAACGCCTACTCGGGGTCCGGCGACGTGACGGCCGAGGTGGTCTACGCCAACTTCGGGCGGCGCGAGGACTACCTGGCACTCGACTCCATGGGCGTGTCGGTGGCCGGCAAGGTCGTCATCGCGCGCTACGGCGGGAATTTCCGGGGCTACAAGGTGCTGTTCGCCGAAGAGCGTGGAGCGGCGGGCGTGGTCATGTTCAACGATCCCGGCTTTTCCGATATCGACGCCTATCCGGATGGCCCGATGATGAACGGGCAGACGATCCAGCGGGGCTCGGTGCTCACCCTTCCCTGGACGGGCGATCCGCTCACGCCGTTCGTTCCGGCGCTGCCCCTGGACGGCGACATCCAGGTGGAGCGCCTCGACCCGTCGGAGGTGGCGCTGCACACCATCCCCGTGCTCCCCATCGGCTACGAGGCGGCGACCGAGATCCTGTCGCGCATGACCGGGCGCGCCACCCCGCCCGGGTGGAGCGCCGGGATGGAGCTCGACTACCGCCTGACCGGCGGACCGGAACTCACGGTGCGCGTGCGCGTGAATCAGCCGCGCCGGCTGACCCGCGCCACCAACGTGGTCGGCACGCTGCGCGGAAGCGAGTTCCCCGACGAGTGGTTCATTCTGGGCGCGCACTACGACCCCTGGGGATTCGGCGCGATCGATCCCAACGGAGGCACCGCCATGCTCCTCACCCTGGCGGAGGCGCTCGGCGCGCTGGCCCGGGACGAGGCGTGCCGGCCCCGGCGCTCGATCATGATCGCGCACTGGGACGCCGAGGAGTACGGCATCATCGGCTCGACCGAGTGGGTGGAGCACTTCCGCGAGGAGCTGGAGGCCAACGCGATCGCGTACATCAACGCCGACGGGGCGGTGTCGGGCGGGCGGTTCGGCGCGTCCTCGTCACCCTCGCTCAAGGGCCCGATCATCGAGGCGGTGGGCCGCGTGGCCTATCCGGGCGAGGACGGCACCATCCTGGACTGGTGGCTCGAGAGCACCGCCGACGAGGCGGAGGAGCCGGCGATGGGCAACCTGGGCGGCGGGTCGGACCACGTGGGCTTCTACACGCACGCCGGCGTGCCGTCCGGGGCGCTCTCGTCGGGGAATCCCGGCGGAGTGTACCACTCCAACTACGACAACTTCGCCTGGTACGAGCGGTTCGGAGACACCGACTTCGTCTTCGGGCCGATGATCGCACGCGCGGACGGCATCCTCGCGCTGCGCTTCGCCAACGCCGACGTGCTCCCGTACGACGTGGCCCGCTACGCGTCGGACACGCGCACCCACGTGGGCACTCTGAACGATGTGGCCGAGGCACGGGGGCTGCGCGTGGACTTCTCCGCCCTTGCCGAGTCGACGCGGGAGCTGGACGAGGCCGCCGCCGAACTCGTGGCCGCCCGCGACCTCTGGATCGCGTCCGGGGACGTCGACCCCGCCGCCGCCGAGGCCGTGAACCGGGCGCTGATCGGGCTGGAGAAGGCGTGGCTGAACGACCGCGGGCTCCAGGGGCGCCCGTGGAGCCGCTCGATCTACGTCTCGCCCGACCCCTTCAGCGGGTACGCGTCGTGGATGCTTCCGGGGCTGCGATACGAGCTGGAGACCAACGACCGCGCCGACCTTCCGGGGTGGGAGCGGGTGTACGTGGCGGCGGTGCGGGACCTGGCGGCGCGCATGCGGGAGGTGGCGGCGATGATCGAGCGGGCGGGCGGGTAG
- a CDS encoding DUF3810 family protein yields METVRIPNQATYSPISLTDLMVAAPLASRILLGATPPGRALQAVALGAYAGSVAVDWFARRNVRAIDFLDTFGADVKHLTPMPEQEREREVEWLTERVNDEYTAERIPRAEVARLINRHLTDFIADITDQRVETSSEIRQFTLAGLVFPFALGTCDIFSGDVSILRDAGVFEPHIIAHEFSHRKGYLKELHAQVLGYLSMVGSGEAVLVQSARCERLHRNLWVLADREPVRYRTMIEEGALREELRDDFMALHPEDGPAEGTVANLMRRLYDERMKLTGQNGLSDYDEGFTNFLYTSERRAAEA; encoded by the coding sequence ATGGAAACCGTCCGCATCCCCAATCAGGCGACCTACTCGCCCATTTCGCTGACCGACCTGATGGTCGCGGCGCCGCTCGCTTCGCGCATCCTGCTGGGGGCGACACCCCCGGGGCGCGCACTCCAGGCCGTGGCGCTGGGCGCCTACGCGGGGAGCGTGGCGGTCGACTGGTTCGCCCGCCGCAACGTGCGCGCCATCGACTTCCTGGACACCTTCGGAGCGGACGTGAAACATCTCACACCGATGCCCGAGCAGGAGCGCGAGCGCGAGGTCGAATGGCTCACGGAGCGCGTGAACGACGAATACACCGCCGAGCGCATCCCGCGGGCGGAAGTCGCGCGCCTGATCAACCGGCACCTGACCGACTTCATCGCCGACATCACCGACCAGCGCGTCGAAACCAGTTCGGAGATACGTCAGTTCACCCTCGCGGGACTCGTCTTTCCCTTCGCCCTCGGCACCTGCGACATCTTTTCGGGCGACGTGTCCATCCTCCGGGACGCGGGTGTCTTCGAACCGCACATCATCGCGCACGAGTTCTCGCACCGGAAAGGGTATCTGAAGGAGCTGCACGCGCAGGTGCTGGGATACCTGTCGATGGTCGGCTCGGGCGAGGCGGTGCTGGTGCAGTCGGCACGCTGCGAGCGGCTCCACCGCAATCTCTGGGTGCTGGCGGACCGCGAGCCGGTGCGCTACCGGACGATGATCGAGGAGGGAGCGCTGCGCGAGGAACTGCGGGACGACTTCATGGCACTGCATCCCGAGGATGGACCCGCCGAGGGAACGGTGGCGAACCTGATGCGCCGCCTCTACGACGAGCGCATGAAGCTCACCGGCCAGAACGGACTGTCGGACTACGACGAAGGCTTCACGAACTTCCTGTACACGAGCGAGAGACGAGCTGCGGAGGCATAG